In one window of Nicotiana tabacum cultivar K326 chromosome 12, ASM71507v2, whole genome shotgun sequence DNA:
- the LOC107770273 gene encoding uncharacterized protein LOC107770273, protein MTGLVIALMDELPTMKFDRSRSMQNYIIEMTNIVAKLQTLGIKVDDSFLVHFILNSLPPEYGPFQINYNTIKDNWNVSELSSMLTQEESRLKKQGSYPINLIGQGAGKGLKVKPNKFKKKRAHAKTP, encoded by the coding sequence atgaccggtttgGTCATTGCACTAATGGATGAACTCCCGACCATGAAGTTTGATAGGTCGCGTAGTATGCAAAACTATATCATCGAGATGACTAACATTGTAGCAAAACTTCAGACCTTGGGGATAAAAGTGGATGATTCCTTCTTGGTTCATTTTATTCTGAACTCGTTACCTCCTGAGTATGGACCATTTCAAATTAACTATAATACTATTAAGGATAACTGGAATGTTAGTGAATTGTCCAGTATGCTTACTCAGGAGGAGTCAAGACTTAAGAAACAAGGGAGTTATCCAATCAACCTCATAGGTCAAGGAGCTGGTAAAGGACTTAAAGTGAAGCCCAACAAGTTCAAGAAGAAGAGAGCACATGCTAAAACTCCATAG